A window from Solanum stenotomum isolate F172 chromosome 7, ASM1918654v1, whole genome shotgun sequence encodes these proteins:
- the LOC125870256 gene encoding protein trichome birefringence-like 8 yields MDLPPLSHQQENNNKNNNLLFKFVKKYMYHVLFFLFLFFSSILFYNLLSPLYHDPLVIGNISFFSKNSTCDYSYGKWIWDEKYVVDQYNENCPFLDPGFRCRKSGRRDMDYRKWRWQPQHCHLPRFNAKDFLERSRNGRIVFAGDSIGRNQWESMICMLAQGVSNQSTIYEEFGNPITKHRGYLSMKFQEYNLTVEYYRVPFLVVVDRPPANASKEVRGVIRLDKLHWYFTKWVDADVIIFNAGHWWNEDKTINMYESQVL; encoded by the exons TTCAAATTTGTAAAGAAATATATGTatcatgtattattttttctatttttattcttttcttctatTCTTTTCTACAATTTACTAAGCCCACTTTATCATGACCCTCTCGTAATTGGCaatattagttttttttccaaaaattctACTTGTGATTACTCTTATGGAAAATGGATTTGGGATGAAAAATATGTTGTTGATCAATATAATGAgaattgtcctttcttggatCCCGGTTTCCGGTGCCGGAAAAGTGGTCGCCGGGatatggattaccggaagtggCGATGGCAACCTCAACATTGTCATCTTCCAAG GTTCAATGCAAAGGATTTCCTCGAACGTAGTCGAAATGGTCGAATAGTGTTTGCTGGAGATTCAATTGGAAGAAACCAATGGGAATCTATGATATGTATGTTAGCACAAGGTGTATCTAACCAATCCACCATATATGAAGAATTTGGAAACCCCATAACCAAACACAGAGGTTATCTCTCTATGAAATTTCAAGAGTACAATCTTACTGTTGAATATTACAGAGTACCTTTCCTCGTAGTCGTTGATCGTCCTCCCGCGAATGCATCGAAAGAAGTGAGAGGAGTGATCAGACTTGATAAGCTGCACTGGTATTTCACAAAGTGGGTTGATGCAGATGTAATTATATTCAATGCTGGACATTGGTGGAATGAAGACAAAACTATTAACATGTATGAATCCCAAGTGCTTTAG
- the LOC125870060 gene encoding protein trichome birefringence-like 8, producing the protein MYCRGIHFQEGTTVNMTMDVVEAFQRSLNTWASWVIQNTKPEKSHIFFRSVSPVHYRDGAWNEGGHCHTNTAPETDYTKLENEPTNNIFISEVVEKMQNTRRNMTFLNITYLSEFRKDGHPSEYREPGTPAGAPQDCSHWCLPGVPDSWNELLYAYLLLNGYRTKLK; encoded by the exons ATGTATTGCAGGGGCATCCATTTCCAGGAAGGAACAACGGTGAACATGACGATGGATGTTGTGGAAGCTTTTCAAAGATCCTTGAATACTTGGGCGTCGTGGGTGATTCAAAATACCAAGCCTGAAAAGAGTCACATCTTCTTCCGCAGCGTTTCACCAGTACACTACAG GGATGGAGCATGGAATGAAGGTGGCCATTGCCACACAAATACAGCACCAGAAACAGACTATACCAAGCTGGAGAATGAGCCAACCAACAATATATTCATTTCTGAGGTAGTTGAGAAAATGCAAAATACAAGAAGAAACATGACCTTCCTAAACATCACATATCTAAGTGAGTTCAGGAAAGATGGTCACCCTTCAGAATATCGTGAACCTGGCACCCCGGCTGGTGCACCACAAGACTGCAGCCACTGGTGCCTACCGGGAGTGCCAGACTCTTGGAATGAACTTCTTTACGCCTATCTACTGTTGAATGGATATAGAACCAAGTTGAAATGA